A window of Variovorax sp. HW608 genomic DNA:
GAAGACCGCGTTGACCAGGCCCCATCCGACCAATCGGGTGGCGGCGTAGCCGAGCAGCAGCAGCGCGGCCACCGTGGCGAGCGAGCTCCAGAGGTTGCCGAACAGGTTGACGCGGATCCACGGCACCAGCCCCTCGGTCTTGACCGGCGCTTCCCGTGGCCCAATCGAATGAAAGGTGTCACTGACGATGGCAGCCACGCTAGCGCTCCTTGACCGCCGCGCGGCGGTTGTACCAGTTCATGAAGCCCGACGTCGATAGCGACGTGCACAGGTACACCGCCATGACGATTGCGATGCACTCGACGGCCCGGCCGGTCTGGTTGAGCGACGTGTTGGCGATGGACACCACGTCGGGGTAGCCGATCGCCACCGCGAGCGATGAGTTCTTGGTGAGGTTCAGGTACTGGCTGGTGATCGGTGGAATGATCACGCGCAACGCCTGAGGCAGGATCACCAGCCGCATGGCCTGCCGCTTAGACAGCCCGAGGCAGCCGGCGGCCTCGATCTGCCCGTGCGAGACCGACGCGATGCCGGCGCGAACCACCTCCGCGATGAAGGCCGACGTGTAGAGCACCAGGCCAACCAGCAGCCCGAGGAACTCGGGCGTGGCCGACGCGCCGCCTTGCAGCTGGAAGCCGTCCAGCGCCGGAATGCTCCACCCGGTCGGCGCGCCGCCGGCGAGCCAGCCGAGCACAGTGGCGCCGATGACAATCGCGAGCGACATTGGAGCCGGGCGATGCGGGCGGCCGGTGGCATCGAAATCGCGGCGAGCCCACCGGCGATACAGCCAAGCCGCAAGAAGCCCCGCGACCGCCCCCGCGGCGGCGAAGGCGTGGCCGGCCTCCCACACGGGCACCGGGAACGACAGCCCCTCTTTGCTCAGTCGGAACGGACCGAGCCCGAGCGCCGCGTCGGGCGACGGCAGCCACTCGGTGACGAGCAAATACCACATGAGCAACTGCAGCAGCACCGGCACATTGCGAAAGAGCTCGACGTAGCCGTAGCAGAAGCCACGCACGATTGCGTTGTGCGAGAAACGGCCCACGCCGAGCAGCGTACCGAGCACCGTGGCGAGCACGATGCCGATCACAGCAACCCGCAGCGTATTGAGGATGCCGACGACGAACGCCTTCCAGTAGGGATCAAGCGAGTCATACGGCATCAGCGACTCGCCGATGTCGAAGCCGGCGACTTGCCGCAGAAAGTCGAATCCGCTCTGGATGCCGCGTGCGGCCATGTTGGCCAGCGTGTTGTGCGAGAGATACCAGACGCCGACGCCGAGCAGCGTCACGGTCAGGACCTGGTAGACCAGGCCGCGAAAGGCCTGGCTGCGCCACGACCAGTCGCGGCGTCTTGCTGGGGCTCGGCCGACCATGGCTTCGTCCTTCGTTGGGGTCGCCGGCTCAGCGGATCGGCGGGGCGTACAGGATGCCGCCGTTGCTCCACAGGTTGTTGAGCCCGCGCGACAGGTTCAGCGCCGTGCTCGGCCCGAGATTGCGCTCGAAGATCTCGCCGTAGTTGCCCACCGCCTTGATCGCCCTGAGCATCCAGTCCTTGTCGAGGCCGAGCAGCTTGCCGGTGTCCTCGGACTTGCCGAGGATGCGCATCACGGCAGGGTCGTTGCTCGTGGCAAGCATGCTGTCGACGTTCTTCTGCGTGATCCCGTACTCCTCCGCTTCGATCAGGCCGAACACGACCCATTTCGCAATCGCGAACCACTCGTCATCCCCGCGCCGCACCGCCGGGCTGAGCGGCTCCTTCGAGATCAGATCCGACAGAATCACGTGCTCCTTTGGATCCTTGGCTTCCTTCAGGCGGACGGAAGCGAGCACCGTGGCATCGCTGGTGTATGCGGTGCACCGTCCGGAGAAGTAGGCGGCGGTGGACGCGGACAGATCCTGGAACACGATCGGCTTGATGTTCAGGTTATGGGCGCGGGAGAAGTCGGTCAGGTTCTTCTCGCTGGTCGTGCCGGACTCGACGCACACCGTGGCGCCCTTGAGCTGCTTGGCGCTCTTGATATTCGCCTTCGCTGGCACCATGAAGCCCTGGCCGTCGTAGTAGGTCGCACCCGTGAACTGCAGGCCGAGCGACGCGTCGCGCGACAGCGTCCATGTGACGTTGCGCGTCAGGATGTCGACCTCGCCGGACTGCAGCGCGGTGAAGCGCTGCGGCGCGGTCAGCGGCACCCACTTCACCTTGTTCGGGTCATCCAGCACTGCAGCGGTGATGGCCCGACACACATCGACATCCAGCCCGCTCCAGCGGCCGTTGCTATCCGCCTGCGAGAGCCCCACCAGGCCGGTATTCACGCCGCAGACGACCTGGCCGCGCTGCTTGATCGTGTCCAGCGTCTTGCCGGCATGGGCCGGCAAGGCAACGAAAGCGGCTGCGGCGGCAGCGCACAACGCCAAGTTCTTGAACATATCTTGTCTCCTGGGAATAGTTGTGAAGAAATTTCTGGCGGACTCTGTCCGCAGGCAGCGGCGAGCTGAATCCGCACTCTGGGAATGCATCGCTCGACCGGCACACACGTTCGGTCACTTGGCCTCGAACTGGCCGAATGCCTCCATCGCCCGCACCGAATAGACGTAGGCCGCCCCCGCATTCAGCGCGATCGCGGTGCCCAACGCGTCGCTAAGCTCCGCTTCGGTAGCGCCGGCGGTGCGT
This region includes:
- a CDS encoding amino acid ABC transporter substrate-binding protein; this translates as MFKNLALCAAAAAAFVALPAHAGKTLDTIKQRGQVVCGVNTGLVGLSQADSNGRWSGLDVDVCRAITAAVLDDPNKVKWVPLTAPQRFTALQSGEVDILTRNVTWTLSRDASLGLQFTGATYYDGQGFMVPAKANIKSAKQLKGATVCVESGTTSEKNLTDFSRAHNLNIKPIVFQDLSASTAAYFSGRCTAYTSDATVLASVRLKEAKDPKEHVILSDLISKEPLSPAVRRGDDEWFAIAKWVVFGLIEAEEYGITQKNVDSMLATSNDPAVMRILGKSEDTGKLLGLDKDWMLRAIKAVGNYGEIFERNLGPSTALNLSRGLNNLWSNGGILYAPPIR
- a CDS encoding amino acid ABC transporter permease, yielding MVGRAPARRRDWSWRSQAFRGLVYQVLTVTLLGVGVWYLSHNTLANMAARGIQSGFDFLRQVAGFDIGESLMPYDSLDPYWKAFVVGILNTLRVAVIGIVLATVLGTLLGVGRFSHNAIVRGFCYGYVELFRNVPVLLQLLMWYLLVTEWLPSPDAALGLGPFRLSKEGLSFPVPVWEAGHAFAAAGAVAGLLAAWLYRRWARRDFDATGRPHRPAPMSLAIVIGATVLGWLAGGAPTGWSIPALDGFQLQGGASATPEFLGLLVGLVLYTSAFIAEVVRAGIASVSHGQIEAAGCLGLSKRQAMRLVILPQALRVIIPPITSQYLNLTKNSSLAVAIGYPDVVSIANTSLNQTGRAVECIAIVMAVYLCTSLSTSGFMNWYNRRAAVKER